One Littorina saxatilis isolate snail1 linkage group LG1, US_GU_Lsax_2.0, whole genome shotgun sequence genomic window carries:
- the LOC138964830 gene encoding nuclear speckle splicing regulatory protein 1-like: MQEERQRQDEREERQRQDEKEKRERQDKKEERERERQRQDEREEREFQLEQLRIQTTAQLNVNNNTPKPRHEGDDDRYNNTPKPRHKGDDDRYNNTPKPRHEGDDDRYNNAPKPRHEGDDDRYNNTPKPRHEGDDDRYNNAPKPRHEGDDDRYNNTPKPRHEGDDDRYNNTPKPRHEGDDDRYNNTPKPRHEGDDDRYNNTPKPRHEGDDDRYNNTPKPRHEGDDDRYNNTPKPRHEGDDDRVVTGGAPAKGEEALTPSSTRHSLAECDRDAPLSPVTGEAKSGDELQAQDTQ; encoded by the exons ATGCAAGAAGAACGTCAACGTCAAGACGAGAGAGAAGAACGTCAACGTCAAGACGAGAAAGAAAAACGGGAACGTCAAGACAAGAAAGAAGAACGGGAACGAGAGCGTCAACGTCAAGACGAGAGGGAAGAACGCGAATTTCAACTTGAGCAGTTAAGGATCCAGACTACAGCCCAGCTCAACGTGAACAACAACACGCCCAAACCTCGTCATGAAGGCGACGATGACAGGTACAACAACACGCCCAAACCTCGTCATAAAGGCGACGATGACAGGTACAACAACACGCCCAAACCTCGTCATGAAGGCGACGATGACAGGTACAACAACGCGCCCAAACCTCGTCATGAAGGCGACGATGACAGGTACAACAACACGCCCAAACCTCGTCATGAAGGCGACGATGACAGGTACAACAACGCGCCCAAACCTCGTCATGAAGGCGACGATGACAGGTACAACAACACGCCCAAACCTCGTCATGAAGGCGACGATGACAGGTACAACAACACGCCCAAACCTCGTCATGAAGGCGACGATGACAGGTACAACAACACGCCCAAACCTCGTCATGAAGGCGACGATGACAGGTACAACAACACGCCCAAACCTCGTCATGAAGGCGACGATGACAGGTACAACAACACGCCCAAACCTCGTCATGAAGGCGACGATGACAGGTACAACAACACGCCCAAACCTCGTCATGAAGGCGACGATGACAG AGTGGTGACTGGCGGTGCCCCTGCTAAAGGGGAGGAAGCCCTGACTCCCAGTTCCACCCGGCACTCTCTGGCGGAGTGTGACCGTGACGCCCCTCTCTCCCCCGTCACTGGTGAAGCCAAGAGTGGAGATGAGCTGCAAGCACAGGACACGCAGTAA